The following proteins are co-located in the Synechocystis sp. PCC 6714 genome:
- a CDS encoding YlcI/YnfO family protein, which yields MSRLTLRLPESLHQQLSHQASQEGVSLNQYIVYALTKQVNQHYFVKPVLPEDMEKQQASFLSLLNNLGIAKSEDIQLALEEREIVAPEDELTPDIMAQFQKKIRANS from the coding sequence AAGATTACCCGAAAGCTTACATCAACAATTAAGCCATCAAGCCTCACAAGAGGGAGTATCCTTAAATCAATATATTGTCTATGCCTTGACAAAACAAGTTAACCAGCACTATTTTGTTAAGCCTGTTTTACCTGAAGATATGGAAAAACAACAGGCTTCATTTCTTAGTCTTCTTAATAATTTAGGTATAGCCAAATCAGAAGATATTCAATTAGCCTTAGAAGAACGGGAAATAGTAGCTCCTGAAGACGAATTGACTCCAGATATTATGGCCCAATTCCAGAAAAAAATAAGGGCAAATTCTTAA